In Silene latifolia isolate original U9 population chromosome 6, ASM4854445v1, whole genome shotgun sequence, the genomic window aaaaaaaaacgagctaCTTCCGACATGAAAGCATACAAACGAGCTACAGCCGACATGAAAGCATACAAAAAACGAGCTACTTCCGGCCACCATCATACTAACACCATCACGCAAACCCAGTTAGAtctgcgtttttttttttaaaacgtgTTTATAGGGACTGTGTTGGTGGAGTCAGATCTGGAAAAATAGGAGGATGttatggtggtggtggagggcgaAGACAAGTCGGGTGTTTGTGTGGGGCGGATCCGGAACAAGGGAGAGTGGTGGTCGTGGCTGTGACGGGCAGGGGATGTGTGGTGGTTGTGGGTTTGagtggtggtcgtggggtggGATGCGCGGTGGGTGGTGGCGGGTGTGGGGCTGTGGTGGTGAGTGAAGGAGGGAATTTTTTGATTTtgggttttttgaattttttgagattttttgttttattaatttttttggttttcagAGAGATGAAGGGATGATATTTTGTGTGgtaggagagagaagtgagtggaaaaagaagggttATTTAGTGTAATTATGGGGTGGATTAGTgatggtagtgagggaaagtgattaattatGATTGATCCCCTAATATTTGCACTAATACTCCCTTTTcctcttcaatctcaacccttcatCCCATCTTTTTAATGGCTCCaaagaggacttagggactcaatgatttttggtggactcacttgatcatttctatatatatatatatatatatatatatatatatatattaattattgtaACTCGACCTTATTTTCCTTACTCAACCATGGTTGGTTGGTATTTTCCGGTTTTTATGTGTCCACCCAATTCTTTATAAATGTGATGGGTCTGTTATGAACCATATGATATTTTTCGTTGTATTTGAGAacaatgttttgtaaattttggtGTACATATTGAATAAGTCTTTTGTTTGGATAATGGCTTTATTTGTAGGAGAATAGAGAGTGATGTTTCTACGACTATTAGATTGCTACAATTTTGGTCATGTCACTAGACTCTTGTTATATTTTACGCTCCCGCGGAATTTCAAATGGATTTTTGCCATTTAATAATGTAATGTACCTTGAAGTTTACGCTCCCGCAGAATTTCAAATGGATTTTTGCCATTTAATAATGTAATGTACCTTGAAGTTTCCAAGTACGGAAATATGTAAGTATCGTCTTAAATTATTTTGGTTGATTCATTTGTAAACTTTTGAGCTGTAATAACTACATTTGATGCGGGCAACCCTCCCGATTTGTCCGTTATGTTTTTAAGAATGGGAAACGGAAAAAAATGGTTCTTTTGGACTAAAActgtctgaactgaacttaatagaactgaattgaattaaactgaactgagctgaaatTAAGTCGAAAAGAATAGAACCTTACAGTTCGACTCATTGAATCGAGTTTCGATCCTATATTAACAAGTCATTTTATGTGTGGATAAACGGGTCATAAATTAAGATTTCCGCGTCTTAacatgaaaaaaaataaaaaaatctaaTCAATATAGACCGGGTTAGACTTTGAGAGGGCTAACCTCCACCCAATGAAGCAGCTCATAGCTGCATACCCTGAAATTCAAACCTTGTGTGGAAGCCCTGGTATAAATGCAGTAAGTCAGCAACCCACCCAGATTAAAGTCCAACTCCCCAACAAAATTAAGTCACCCAACTCTCTTTCTCAGAGTCTGTCATCTTTGTTTTCTAACTAAAATAGTCATACTGGGTCTACCTCTACTCTACTAGTTCCTTAACTTTTAGTGTGGAATTTTGAATCCCCCCCTTTGACTCCTCCTCTTCTTTCCTTCCCTCCACACCACGGCCAGGACAGAGAATCTCAAACGCCGACCAACGGCGGCGCATACGGTGGTCAAATGATATGGGAGTCGCCATTTCTCACCTCATCCCTTGCCTCACGCCTCCTCCCAACTCCCACGCGCCGCCAACTTCACATTCCCAAAACGACATCGTCTACTCCGCTGAAGAACCCCTCGACGAAACCCTAGGTCACTCCTTCTGCTACCTCCGCTCTTCCGCCCGCTTCCTCTCTCCCACTTCCTCCGACCGCTTCATCTCTCCGCCCTCCCACTCCTTCCGCGCCATCTCCGGAGCCGCCGTCTCCGCCAACTCAGCCACCCCCACCGCATGCGCCGACTCATCCTCCGCCGTCCTTAATGGCTTTGACTGCACTTCCAGCTTCACCGCCATCCCTCTTCAGCCTGTTCCGCGTGGGAACCACCCCAACGGTCACTTTCTCTCCGGTCCGATCGAGCTGGGGGCTATGTCCGGTCCGCTCGACTTCTCCGCTGCCTTGTCGGAAGCAGGGGCAGTTCCATTCTCCGCCCCGTTGAGCGTGGAGAGTAGTAATTataagaagaagaggaggaggaacaagaGTTTGGCGGGGATTAAGAGGACTTTTCATAGGAGTTTTTCGGAGAAGAAGCAGCCTTGGGTAGTACCTGTTGGGAGGAAGGAAGCCGGTGCCGGGGGAGGGGCTGGTGAGGAGGTAGTTAGTAAGGAGACTGAGGTTGATGGGAGTAGTGATAATGTGCAGTGGGCGTTGGGGAAGGCGGGGGAGGATAGGGTTCATGTTGTTGTGTCTGAAGAGCATGGCTGGATGTTTGTTGGGATTTATGATGGGTTTAATGGACCGGATGCTCCCGAGTTTTTGATGGGTCATTTGTATCGTGCTTTGTTTCATCAGCTCAAGGGTTTGTTTTGGGACAATCTGGGGGGTGATGATGTTGCTATTAATGGGGACAATGGTGTTGTTAGTTGTGGAGTAGGGAGTGAGGGGATTGGGGTTGTGAACGAGGAGGAGGAGAATGGCGGTGTTGGGGGAGTGGTGAAGAGGGTGACGTTTTTGCAAGAGGTTGAAAAGAAGGAGGTGAGGAGGAAGTTGTGGGAGTATTTGGCGGATAATGATGCTGAGGATGGGCTTGATTTGTCGGGGTCAGATAGGTTTGCGTTCTCTGTGGATGACGCTGTTAGGGTTAGCAATGTAGAGTCAGGGGTGAGTAGGAGGTCGTTGTTGTTGTCAAAGTTGAAACAGGGGTGGAGTAGGAGTAAAGATGGGCATTGTAAAGGGGGGTTGTTTAATTGGAGGTTTAAAGCGGGGGAGAAAGAGAAGGTGGATGTTGAGAATAGGGTTGAGGAGGTGGGAGAGGGTGAGAAAGTGTGTACCAACGGTAGGACGAGGAAGACTGGACCTGTTGATCACGAGTTGGTTTTGAGAGCGTTGGGACATGCATTGGAGAAGACGGAGCATGCTTATTTGGATTTGACAGATAGGGTTATTGATCGATATCCCGAGCTTGCGCTCATGGGTTCGTGTTTGTTGGCTGTTTTAATGAGAAATGAGGATGTGTATGTGATGAATTTAGGGGATAGCCGTGCTATTGTGGCACAATTTGAGCCCAAAGAGAGTTGTTCGAAtggggaatcaaaggaggagatGGAGAGGGGCTCTAGTAATCAAGTAGATGAGGAATGCACACCTGATGGTCTGAAGGCTAGGAGCGTGTCTCATGAGTGCCCCTTGCAAGCAATGAAGCTGACTGCATTGCAGCTCTCGACGGACCATAGTACGAGCATTGAAGAAGTAAGGCTCTTTAATTCCCTTTTATCATCTTAGGATACATCTTATGTCCTTTACCCAATATTTTCCACGTGCTGCATTTCTCATGCCTTTTCTGCACTTCGCCTTTATTGTTAATTTGAGCTGCTAGAACTGAATTATCAAGACTTTTTCGAGCTAGGGATTGACATATTTGGTATCAAATCTTATTGATGTCTCTCTAACTGCTTTGTACATTGAAAAAAACACAAATATGCTAGGACAAAAAACCATTATGTAAGATTACAAATGGCAAACTTAGCATAGAGGTGCTGTGAACTTTTTTAGTGCGGTACGATTGTCAACAGGTGTAGTAGAACACGGTGTCTCTAACCGAGATTTGGGAGTGATATTAGCTTGAACCAGCATAGTGTTCGTAGCCGTCAGTTTATTAGTTTGACAGGGCAAATACCAAGTAAAAATGCTATCAATTTCTGATTTACTTCCACTTGGTTGCACTGGTACAGCCTAACCCATTAGTTTTAGGGAACAAAAACATACTTTCGTCTTGTTCTTTATTGTATGTTCTTTATTGTCATTGCTGTCTTCGTGGTATTGTTAATTTTTGTCTCACTATTGTTTTAACTCATATCAATGTCTTTCCTTGTTTGCTATTCTATCTCTGATGTCCTAGTAATGGATGGTTTATTGGTATATGACCAGCATCCTTGTTATCTAACACCAATTGTTGGTGTTCTTTTTCGTTTTCCATCATGCTGTTAATAGTGTAACTAGGACTATTTATTCTTGTTTTGAATAACTATTTAGGCTCTATATTGCTGTACGTTTGGGTAAACTGGTACCATGCATAGTCCGTACCTGACACTTACTGTGCATTTACAACCAGAAAAGCTTGATCCACGCTTTATTTTAACTTTATTGGGGGTTGGCATGGAGTGATTATAGATTTTATGGTAGTCCATCTTTTTGAGATGGAACAGATTATTTTAGTTGAAGCTCGTAACAGTAGAGACTGGAGTCTACTGGAGTGCCTGGGATGCTGAGGCTGATACTGAGTACACCTTGAGGATGTGAGTTCAAACAGATAATCTGATTTTACTCTATCATACAGATCTGTACCTAGTTAGGAGAAGGCCAAACATTGTCCCTTCTAAGTGTCGGTGAATCTTATACCACGATTTTCtcacaaaagaaataaaagtcGTATGGCAGGATAACCccccaccaaaaaaaaaaacgaagatTAGACTTACTTGGACTAGAATCAAACAACAAGATTGGAAGTGGACTAGTATTGTAGATTAAATTCCATAACTTAGGCAGCACTTGTAAGACACAATAGCACAAATAGCAAAATTACGAGTAAAGAGTGTGCTATGTATTTACAATATTGAATGGCCAATGTAAAAGTAGGaaagttgatttttttttttttttttttgagaagatATATAGTTTGCTATGCTACTTATGCATAAAACAACAAAACCCTTGTAAACGGTTTGGTACCGTAGATGTAACTAGTTGACCCTAGCAAAGTTGTGAGACTGGTGGTAGCTAACAGCTCATAAATTGTCAGTTGATTTTGTTTCCAAAAATTGGCAGAATTGTACTGAATCTTATCGACTAAACTAGCTGCTTGTTTTCTGCAGCTCAGGTAGGTCatcttttgttaatttttttgttatttgatcAATTTTGCAGGAAGTTAAAAGAATTAAGAGGGAACATCCGGATGATAACCATTGCATTGTCAATGATAGAGTTAAAGGCCGTCTTAAGGTTACTCGAGCATTTGGAGCTGGATTTCTCAAACAGGTTTGGCAATCATAATTTTATGTAGATCACACGTTATTCCTTCAAATATCTTTGTAACTTTGCTTCTCCTGATTCCTTTTAACATCTTCAGTATGATAAATAATTTAGGGTTTTTCTATATGGTGACCCTCAACTTTTTCAGATCCACATGGTAACCCTGCAAATCAGAAAAGAAAATTGGTAACCCTGAAATCTATTAATTGCAATTAACGTGACCCTTAACTATAATTCTGTCAATTTGCACCGTTAAGTTTCCTATGTGGCATATGATGTGGGCTATGACTTGACTCTTATTTTCTTAACTTTTTTTTACCTTAACATTTCTCTTTAATTCCTCCAATTATTCCCTCCTAACCCCTCTTTATTTATCACCCTTTATCACCCACCACAATCACTGTCTCCGCTACAACCACCACTACCATCACCGCCTCCCCACCCTTCACCGACCTTGGTCGAATTATTGTCGGCACCTCACCACTCTTCACCGTCTGCCGCCACCCGTCGAAACACCAATCCCACCTTCCAAGACCGTTAACCTGACTCTTATCTTCTCCCCCACCTTTGTAATCTCatctcaccccccccccccccctaaaaacACTAGATCTTGGTTTTATGGTGAGGAGAAGGGCTAAGGTGGGACCGTggggttggggggggggggggtggttaGGGTGGGATGTCAGAGGGGATGGTAGTGCTTTTGGCATGGGGAGCCGAGGAAAGGGGCCGACGATGGTGGTGGTTGTAGTGGGGGTAGTAGTTGTGAGGAGGTGAGGAGTTGGGGAGGGGtaggtggttttgggtggtgaaaGGTATGGTTAAGGGTTTTAGTTAAAGGTAGGGTTAACTATAATTCCATGTCACACGCCACATCAGCACTTAACGGTGCAAATAGACGGAATTATAGTTAAGGGTCACGTTAATTGCAATTAATAGACTTTAGGGTTACCAATTTTCTTTTCTGATTTGCATGGGTTACCATGTGGGATCTGAAAAAGTTGAGGGTCACCATATAGAAAAACCCAATAAATTTAATAACTGAAAATTCCAATAAGAATAGCTTTTGAGATGTTTCTCTCCTTTCCCTAATTCGTTCTCCTCCAGTGTCTTTAGATTTGAGGCTGTTATCACTGTTTTCTCTGACAATTTGGAGGAGTAAAGGACTAAAGGTCATTGAGATGACTGCTAATTGAGAAGAACTGCACAATTAGTGAACTGCTGCTTGTCATATTGGTTCTGGTCTCTTCAGAGAAATGTAGAGCCTTCTATTTTCAACTTCAAATTTGCTTGCTCGTTTGGGTTATAAGATACTCGGTCCTACTGAGAAATGAGAAACCATTCTCAAATTTCGACTGTTTGATGAGCTTTTCATGTGGGATGATCTTCCTAAACCGTAGTCCTCTTCCCTAAATTTTCGTCTATTACTCGTTTATTTAGGCTAGCCTTCCAATAGTTGAGCTTTGACGTCTTCGGATCTAAAAATTTTTGTGGATTTGTTCTATGGGTTCAATGGCATTTTGTTTCTAGTTTCCCTTTAAATGCAATTGCCGTATGAGTATACTTCTCGCTTCGCTAATGGTGTCATGTTTTGATACATAAGCAATAATGTTATGTTCATTTGATCTCTTATTCTCTTTGTTACTGCAGGCTAAGTTTAATGATTCCCTACTGGAGATGTTCAGAAACGAGTTCATTGGGTCTGCACCATATGTATCTTGCATCCCCTCTCTTCGTCACCACCAACTTGGCCCTAGAGATCAATTTTTGGTTCTCTCATCAGATGGTTTATACCAGTATTTCAGCAATCAGGAAGTGGTTTcttttgttgagaatttcttGGAGAAGTACCCTGATGGAGATCCAGCACAACATTTGATAGAGGAGCTTCTCAATCGAGCTGCCAAGAAAGCAGGTATGACACTCTTCTTCCATGTGTGTTTCCAACATTCTATTGCTGTGATTTAGAGCTGTATAGTGAACCTGAAGATTAGAACTCTTAAATCCAAGCTTTTTATGAGCATACCAAAAGTTGTGAAGAAGCATTTGCCTGTGAATTTATGGTATATCTCCCATAGCAAGCTCATAGAAGCAAGAAAGTCAAATTGCCCACAAGCTTGGTGAGCTTGCATCCTTTAATCAATTGGGTCTTGGACTGTAGGAGCAGCCACTAACTTACAAACCAATCTACTCTTTCCCCAAGTTCTActgatatactccctccgtcccggtcaattgttgttctttcgttttggcacaaagattaaggaaagaggagagggccagtaactaaatgacaagtggaacaaattgaatgagaatgatcaaattactcatcaagttcattcttaaaatagaaaggacaacaaatgactgagacaccccaatatggaaaaagacaacaaatcatcgggacggagggagtaaaatAATAGACACTTTACACACTTGGGAAATCCTCGACAATTGGAGAGCATTAAATCTATTCTGCTTGACATTTGGTTATGTTGATCTTGCTGCTATTGTGGTGtggcttgtgtgtgtgtgtgtgtgtgttgagCTTAGTTGCTATCCATTTCTTTCAATTTATCTATACGTCTATACATTATTGTGAACTATGGAGAATTGAAAATTCATCATTCAATTTGTCGTTCACTTAGTGTAATTTTGTGTGTCTTGACTTTCAGATGTTAAATGACGCCTATTTCCTTTTTACAGGTATGGATTTTCACGACTTATTGGACATCCCACAGGGCGACCGTCGGAAATACCATGATGATGTAACTGTGATGGTGATCTCGCTTGAAGGGAGAATTTGGAAGTCTTCAGGAAAATACCCCTGAAATTTGTTCGTAGGACGTCAAAGGAAGTATGGTTTTCTTCAGAACCTCTTGGTAGTTTGGGTTCAGAGAAACAGTCCATGTCTGAATCGATCTCTCGACTCAGTAAGAGTGCTGTTTTAGGAGGAAGAAAGCAATGGTGGGAGACTCTGTAAAGAACACCGGTGGCCAATGCAAGGAGGCCAATGTTGGTTTTAAGGATAGAAATAGTAGTGAAAATATGCAGAGGGATGTTGGTAATATTAGGCGTCGGAGTCTTTCCCTTCCTTGGGGATTTTGAGTAGATAGATTAGATTGAGGCGCTTCAATTCTTTTTTGTATTTCAGGTGTAGTAATATTGGTGGTAAAAAGGGGTTACAAATTCTGTAAACTGGTGGATTTCCATCCAATGTAATTTACAGCCACAAGTTTATACGAGGACATTTCAAGGAGAATCATATCCCTAACCCAAAGTCCAAGCCCCACCCTTTCTTCGAGCCTTGTCAATGATCGAACTTAAGATATAAATTGGCCTTTCTTTGAACCTTGTCAATGATCGAGCTTAAAGATATAAAATGAGTGTCTAGCTTGCAGTCGAGCACACTAACAACGCTCGGAATTTAGTAGACAATGAGGGAGTACCAAGCACCTTCACCACACCACCCATGTCGACCTCTCTCCCTCCTTCGAAATCCACCCCACCCATAGAACCACCACCCCAAAGTTTAAGCACAAAAAATACACTCCACTCAAAATCTCTCTCTACCCTTGAAAACACCTAATTTTTAAAAGAGATGATGTATTATGAACTCGGAACATCCAAGTACTTGGTGAAGAAACATAACAACCCTCCCATATTTTTTTGATGATTCATTTTGCCATTAacatagaattttttttttttttttttttttttttttttttttttttttttttgtacacgCTAGTTCACGTAGTGTGTTCCTTCGAAAAACTCCACTTTTTATAGGCCTTGTAGCATGTTCCTAGTTCCTACTACACCCAAAATTTAAAAATCGCTTAGAGCCTTATTTACAGTAAATTTTTTTACCAACTCCAAACCTATTTTTGACAAGTCGtttaaaaaaattcaatttttgcaATTAATCATTTGGGATTTTCTACATGGTACCTCGACACTTCGTGTTTCTATTTCTACGTCGTACACCTTGATTTTTAAAAATATCACCAGTATCCTTGTATTttataaattgttcataaaatACCCAAAATAATAAATTTGAGTTTTTAAGTGTTATTTGATAAAGAAAATGCTATATTTAATATTGAGTAATCAGAATTTGTGATTAATGTTTGAGAAGTTGTCGCAAAAAAAATCAATATAAAGTGCACTAAACATTTAAAAACGACCGAATAGAGTTTTATGATTAATTTAAAAACTTCtcattaaatttaaatatttttaaaaaatagGGTAAACTGATAAAAACACCCTTTTATGTACCAAAACTTTGAAATTACACCCATTTATATTTTTTTGTCTAAAACTTACTACCAAAAACAACTATTTTTTCCAAACTTGATACCATTCTACTTATCCGACCAAAAGGAATGTAAACTAACAATTTTACCCCTAACTTTTTTACTACTATTCCTTGATTCTTTTTACTTTTACTTTCTAATTTTACTTCTGAGATTCCCTAAACAAAAGAACATGTAAAATTTTCGTAAAATTATTCAATCTTATCTTAAATATATAAACCAAAATCCACATCAAGGAGCTCGGATTGGTCACCTTTGTTACTTTGGACTGAAAAAATTAAGGAATTTTTTATAATCTCAATTTACCCCTAATTTTCTAATCACTTTAAACCTAATTCTGTGTAATTCACAAATGGGTTAATTGTTTTGATTTTGCTTTCGTTTTTGTCTAATATGGTGGTCGTGTGATTAAAAAACACTAGATTTAGTTGTTTATTACATGGAAAACCTAATTCCCAATTTAATTTCAGTTAAAAGGATACTTATGTTGTTGTCAAAATTTCttgaattgttttaattgttcttATGTAATGTCAGGAATTGATTCAAGTAATGAGAATGTTATAATACCCCAGCATTCCAGCACCTTCAAAGCATGTTAGCAAAGGTGATAGGCCACTTGGAACATAAGCATGAACCAAGGAAGGCCACTTGAAACATAAGCATGAAccaaggaaagaaaagaaaggatAACAAGCTTAAAGGCTGTAGTAGGGAGATAACATTCTAAGCAAATATCTGGTTATTATGCTCAAATTAGTGGGAAGAATTTTGGGGAGAAATTGGACATgagtgaagatgaagaagaacaagaagaagatgagatgatCCTCTCTCTACTTTGTTAGAGAGAGAAAATCCTCCAAATAGCAAAAAACCTTAGAAATAAGAAATAACAATGGgttttgaatgtccttcttgatttcttACCTATTTATTTCTTCATCTCTTTCCTTATAGATTTTTATTAGTTCTTGATTTTTACCTTCTTTAAGATTTGGCTTTATTTACTCTCACTTTAGCCTAGGAGAGTTATATTTAGCCATAAATCAAGCATGAAGGTTTAAATCAAGAATTATAAGAGAAACTTTTTTGAGTCTTAATTTCGTTTATTAACATTAACAGAACAATGTTAGTCTTTGTGTTCGGAGAGTTTGTTTTGATGTTTGATTTTCTTTTCTTACAAATTTTCTCCCATGTCCAGATCTGTTTCTCTTCATTGGAATATTGTATGAGAGATGTTTGCTGTAGTGCACCTATCATTCTTGCATTTCCGTAAGTTTGGATTTGACATTTTGTTTCCTTCAGTAAGTTTGGATCTTACATTCCTTCCGTCTTTGTGTatgttcttctttttcttcttctctttcggGGTTGTTTCGTAATAGGCTTTTTTAGAGTCATTTCTTTGCCCTTGGTTATAACGATTTATTATGGTATTTTGAAAGTTTTTCGGCTTTCTTTCACCTCTTTCATCCGCGAGGATGTTATAGGTTAATTTCGATTAACCtagtttcttttccttatcaaaaaaaaaaaagaaaaggaaaagatgAGAGAGTGTCTATTTGATGAAAGAGTGAAATTAAAATAGAAACAAATGATTCAACCTAATAGAGAGTAGGGTAGTCATTTAAGTGAAGGGTAAAATAGGAaatttgtgtcaattttaagcGGAATATTCATTTCTTGCTACCAGAGTGCGAATGTGGTATcaagtttgaaagaaatagtTGTTTTTGGTATTAAGTTTTAGAAAAAAACATTAAGAGGTGTAATTTTAAAATTTTGGTACATAAAACTATAAAAGAGTGTTTTTATCAAATTACCCTAAAAATAAAGTATACCAAGTACCACTTAAAATTTAAAAGTTcataaattcttatttcagaccggaGGATCCGTCTAAAGcaataagacgggtcaaatagacTCATATTCATAGCATATGACCCGATTTCCTTATAAATGGTAAGATACTTTTCTATTTTTTATTACTACTTGTCAAGTCATGTTGTCAGCCATTTATTACTAATTGTACAAGCCTTATTATTTTTTATTCAACCCATAGCTCCCTACTCTACATCAAAAACCAACGActaatccccctactactaagagaataaaatttctcttagttttccctccaaaagccatatagctaaataaggtaataagtaAAATAttcttttattatattattattatcttttcaataaataTATTCTTATAGTTAAACTCTAATATTTTAATAAATTCATTACTataatttttcattaaaataaaataaaattggtatTAAACTATAaaactctaatcttttaattacATTCATTATggttttttcattaaaataaaataaaattaatactaaAGTATAAGTTACTACATTTTTTAGTAATGCAGTAATTATTAccgtagagaataacttgacacatgcttactactagcttcgtgacaaaaaaaaaatcaaacttaacTTAATTCTTTTTGAatagttttccatttcaattttttgttttatatcaaaatacaatgTAGTGAAATATCTCCTATACTCCTATATATTAAGAGAATAAATTTATCCACAATTTTCCCTCAAAAATTCACCCATGTTTTAATAAGGAAACAATTGTATTTATGGGTGTTaacaaaaattttaattttaataagGAAACATATGAGAATTATAGTTATATCATGTGAATATGTGATAAATTTAAAGAGGTAACAATATAATGGTCATGGAACACCtttaacttttttttaaaaatttggcACTTGACACCCTATATATATCAAGATATGTTTGGATATTAAAAACAAGTTTTGTTGATAAAAAAAATTCCCCTTTACTAAAGGAATAAAAGCTCTCTAAATTTTTTTCCATCTAATTAAGTGAGATGCTCTATCATTGGTACTCACTCCTTATATTATACCATATTAATTCtctatatcttttttttttgtgacaTATTAATTCTCTATATCATAAATAGGAGATACTACTACAAATTTTAATATACATTAATGggatattttgattttgattttgttataCATGTGGGATTGCATTAATAATAATATGTTAATATGAGACAAAatattttacaatttttttttcataattcTATTTTCTG contains:
- the LOC141587159 gene encoding protein phosphatase 2C 29-like — encoded protein: MGVAISHLIPCLTPPPNSHAPPTSHSQNDIVYSAEEPLDETLGHSFCYLRSSARFLSPTSSDRFISPPSHSFRAISGAAVSANSATPTACADSSSAVLNGFDCTSSFTAIPLQPVPRGNHPNGHFLSGPIELGAMSGPLDFSAALSEAGAVPFSAPLSVESSNYKKKRRRNKSLAGIKRTFHRSFSEKKQPWVVPVGRKEAGAGGGAGEEVVSKETEVDGSSDNVQWALGKAGEDRVHVVVSEEHGWMFVGIYDGFNGPDAPEFLMGHLYRALFHQLKGLFWDNLGGDDVAINGDNGVVSCGVGSEGIGVVNEEEENGGVGGVVKRVTFLQEVEKKEVRRKLWEYLADNDAEDGLDLSGSDRFAFSVDDAVRVSNVESGVSRRSLLLSKLKQGWSRSKDGHCKGGLFNWRFKAGEKEKVDVENRVEEVGEGEKVCTNGRTRKTGPVDHELVLRALGHALEKTEHAYLDLTDRVIDRYPELALMGSCLLAVLMRNEDVYVMNLGDSRAIVAQFEPKESCSNGESKEEMERGSSNQVDEECTPDGLKARSVSHECPLQAMKLTALQLSTDHSTSIEEEVKRIKREHPDDNHCIVNDRVKGRLKVTRAFGAGFLKQAKFNDSLLEMFRNEFIGSAPYVSCIPSLRHHQLGPRDQFLVLSSDGLYQYFSNQEVVSFVENFLEKYPDGDPAQHLIEELLNRAAKKAGMDFHDLLDIPQGDRRKYHDDVTVMVISLEGRIWKSSGKYP